A section of the Asticcacaulis sp. EMRT-3 genome encodes:
- a CDS encoding ATP-binding cassette domain-containing protein: protein MTPPDTLSVHSAEPLLHIRDASVVRGTRALIDHLNLDLMPGQHTAILGPNGSGKSTLVKLITRQLYPLAGGEVRIFGQDRWNVAELRSLMGIVSSAMQLDFDAHPPLEAFDCVVSGFFAARGLWKNHKVTDEMRVRATEALHSAGAAHLTGRDMSSLSTGEARRVLIARALVHRPRALLLDEPCAGLDPAARRSFLESLRGVAATTTLVLVTHHIEEILPEIGHIVMLKDGRVFREGDKADLLTSDALSALFGMPVATRQRGLWYHATVD, encoded by the coding sequence CCTGATACCCTGTCCGTCCATTCCGCAGAGCCTTTGCTGCACATCCGCGATGCCTCGGTGGTGCGCGGCACCCGCGCCCTGATCGACCATTTAAACCTCGATCTGATGCCGGGCCAGCACACGGCGATTCTGGGCCCCAACGGTTCGGGCAAGTCCACCCTCGTCAAGCTGATCACGCGCCAGCTCTATCCGCTGGCGGGGGGTGAGGTGCGCATCTTCGGTCAGGATCGCTGGAACGTGGCCGAGCTGCGCAGCCTGATGGGCATTGTGTCGTCGGCCATGCAGCTCGATTTCGACGCCCATCCGCCGCTGGAGGCTTTCGACTGCGTGGTGTCGGGCTTTTTCGCAGCGCGCGGCCTGTGGAAGAACCATAAGGTGACCGACGAGATGCGGGTGCGCGCCACGGAAGCCCTGCACAGCGCAGGGGCCGCCCACCTGACGGGCCGTGATATGTCGAGCCTGTCCACCGGCGAAGCGCGCCGTGTGCTGATCGCGCGCGCTCTGGTGCATCGTCCCCGCGCCCTGTTGCTCGATGAACCGTGCGCCGGTCTGGATCCGGCGGCGCGGCGCAGCTTTCTTGAATCGCTGCGCGGTGTGGCGGCCACCACCACCCTGGTGCTGGTCACCCACCATATCGAGGAAATCCTGCCTGAGATCGGCCATATCGTCATGCTGAAAGACGGTCGGGTGTTCCGCGAAGGCGACAAGGCCGATCTGCTGACCAGCGATGCCTTAAGCGCCCTGTTCGGTATGCCGGTGGCCACCCGGCAGCGCGGCCTGTGGTATCACGCCACGGTCGATTGA